One region of Salvia miltiorrhiza cultivar Shanhuang (shh) chromosome 3, IMPLAD_Smil_shh, whole genome shotgun sequence genomic DNA includes:
- the LOC131017892 gene encoding phytyl ester synthase 1, chloroplastic-like — protein sequence MQANTMMRLCTSPPTSLHDPRPSHKSSKNPIKIRLEANSIRLSPPTSLHRSSTVAAATREKELKPLWDDGYGTQTARDYIQASTKLMINSDGGPPRWFCPSEAGPPLDDSPPLLYLPGIDGVGMGMVLHHKAMGKVFRVRCMQVPAEDRTPYEELVEFVGEAVEAEHASSPGMPIYLLGDSFGACLALSVAAANPAPDIVLILVNPATSFDRSQLQPLLPFLEIIPEKLLPCLLAATCGDPIKMASVSNAAKTWIPPAKHLQRLLHDLSSLAAGIFSLTDILPKQTLQWKLKLLKAGAASSNSRLHAVKNETLILASGRDSMLPSKDEARRLSSLLANSKVRFFRDNGHLLLLEDGINLLTVLKGNHMYRRSRRRDAVADFLPPSRSEFNYVFDHLLGALRLAVSPVMLSTLADGGVVRGLAGVPDDGPVLLVGYHMLIGAEITTIAEEFLREKRVMVHGLTHPWIFSKDMEAALQETSGFDYFKVFGAIPVSAANLCRSLQAKCHVLLYPGGVREALHRKGEAYKLFWPEEPEFVRVAAKYGAKIVPFGVVGEDDLLELFLDYNDLMKIPFLNKVIKSENDNMPRVRAGKEVKGKIAEQFFYVPGFYPKVPGRFYFLFGKPMETEGRGELLTDRVKAKEFYLQLKSEVERCMAYLIEKRDADPYRRLSDRLLYRAVSSPAHQTPTFEP from the exons ATGCAAGCAAACACGATGATGAGACTCTGCACATCGCCTCCGACCTCGCTGCACGATCCAAGACCGTCACACAAGTCATCGAAAAACCCCATCAAAATTCGCCTTGAAGCAAACTCAATCCGCTTATCGCCTCCGACCTCGCTTCACAGGTCATCGACAGTAGCCGCTGCAACGAGGGAGAAGGAACTGAAGCCCCTGTGGGACGACGGGTACGGGACTCAGACAGCGAGGGACTACATTCAAGCAAGTACTAAACTTATGATCAACTCCGATGGCGGCCCGCCTCGATGGTTCTGCCCCAGCGAAGCCGGCCCACCTCTCGACGACTCTCCTCCTCTCCTCTATTTGCCTG GGATCGACGGTGTGGGGATGGGAATGGTGTTGCACCACAAGGCGATGGGGAAGGTGTTCCGAGTGCGGTGTATGCAGGTGCCGGCGGAGGATCGGACGCCGTACGAGGAGCTGGTGGAGTTTGTGGGAGAAGCGGTGGAGGCGGAGCATGCTTCGTCTCCGGGCATGCCTATATACCTGCTTGGTGACTCCTTCGGGGCCTGTCTCGCTCTCTCTGTAGCAGCTGCAAATCCTGCTCCAGATATAGTGCTCATATTGGTCAATCCAG CGACGTCGTTTGATAGGTCACAGCTCCAGCCACTGCTCCCCTTTCTTGAGATCATTCCTGAGAAGTTACTCCCTTGCCTGCTGGCCGCCACCTGCGGCGATCCCATCAAGATGGCCAGCGTCTCAAACGCCGCCAAAACATGGATCCCTCCTGCAAAACACCTGCAGAGGCTCCTCCACGACCTCTCCTCTTTAGCCGCTGGCATTTTCAGCCTCACCGATATCCTTCCAAAGCAAACCTTGCAGTGGAAGCTCAAGCTCCTCAAAgccggcgccgcctcctccaaCTCCCGCCTCCACGCCGTCAAAAACGAGACCCTCATCCTCGCAAGCGGCCGCGACTCCATGCTCCCGAGCAAGGACGAGGCGCGGCGCCTCTCGTCCTTGCTCGCCAACTCCAAGGTCCGTTTCTTCAGAGACAACGGCCACCTCCTCCTGCTGGAAGACGGCATCAATCTCCTCACCGTTCTCAAGGGAAACCACATGTACCGCCGCTCCCGACGCCGCGACGCCGTCGCCGACTTTCTGCCCCCGAGCAGGTCGGAGTTTAACTACGTGTTCGACCACCTGCTCGGGGCGCTGCGCTTGGCCGTGAGCCCCGTGATGCTGTCGACCCTCGCGGACGGGGGTGTCGTGCGGGGGCTGGCGGGGGTGCCCGACGACGGCCCCGTGCTGCTCGTGGGCTACCACATGCTGATCGGGGCGGAGATCACCACCATCGCGGAGGAGTTTCTGCGGGAGAAGAGAGTGATGGTTCACGGCCTGACTCATCCATGGATATTCAGCAAGGACATGGAAGCAGCTCTGCAGGAGACCTCAGGGTTCGATTACTTCAAAGTGTTCGGAGCCATACCTGTCTCGGCAGCCAACCTCTGCAGATCACTGCAGGCGAAGTGCCACGTGCTGCTCTACCCGGGCGGGGTGAGGGAGGCGCTGCACCGCAAGGGGGAGGCCTACAAGCTCTTCTGGCCGGAGGAGCCGGAGTTCGTGAGGGTGGCGGCCAAGTACGGCGCCAAGATCGTGCCGTTTGGGGTGGTCGGGGAGGATGATTTGCTCGAGTTGTTCCTCGACTATAACGATCTCATGAAGATCCCATTTCTGAACAAGGTGATCAAGAGTGAGAATGATAACATGCCTAGAGTGAGGGCCGGGAAGGAGGTGAAGGGGAAGATCGCGGAGCAGTTCTTCTACGTGCCGGGGTTCTACCCGAAGGTGCCCGGCCGCTTCTATTTCCTGTTTGGGAAGCCGATGGAGACGGAGGGGCGGGGGGAGCTGCTGACGGACAGGGTGAAGGCCAAGGAGTTTTACCTGCAGTTGAAGTCTGAGGTTGAGAGATGCATGGCTTACTTGATAGAGAAGCGTGATGCCGATCCTTACCGCCGTCTTTCGGATAGGTTGTTGTACCGTGCTGTTTCGTCTCCCGCTCATCAAACTCCCACGTTCGAGCCctga
- the LOC131017895 gene encoding uncharacterized protein LOC131017895 — MSSSLVQIQTWFKNPDSTGLCKNTCNSHPSGETIFTLKRQFELKHQIQIVNGRRTAHAARKGIICNGFLLPVDPWAPSIDSQSIASQLFAFSLFPYLGFLYFITKSKSAPKLTLFGFYFLLAFVGATIPAGIYAKVHYGTSLSNVDWLHGGAESLLSLTNVFIVLGLREALRKAGDGNGNTSNFTTEAKEEDNSSVR, encoded by the exons ATGAGTAGTAGCCTTGTGCAAATCCAAACTTGGTTCAAGAATCCCGATTCCACTGGTTTATGTAAAAACACTTGTAATTCACACCCAAGCGGAGAAACTATCTTCACTCTCAAGAGGCAATTTGAACTCAAACACCAAATTCAAATCGTAAATGGAAGAAGAACTGCTCACGCGGCGCGAAAGGGGATAATCTGCAATGGCTTCTTGTTGCCCGTGGATCCATGGGCGCCAAGCATTGATTCACAGAGCATAGCATCGCAGCTCTtcgctttctctctcttcccctaTCTGGGTTTCCTTTATTTCATCACCAAATCCAAGTCTGCCCCAAAACTCACTCTCTTTGGCTTCTACTTTTTGCTTGCTTTCGTCGGCGCTACGA TACCGGCTGGAATTTACG CAAAGGTGCACTATGGAACATCTTTGTCCAATGTAGATTGGCTACACGGTGGAGCTGAGTCGCTGCTTTCTCTGACCAACGTGTTCATTGTTTTAGGCCTCAGAGAGGCTCTTAGGAAAGCTGGAGATGGGAATGGTAACACGTCGAATTTTACCACTGAAGCCAAAGAGGAGGATAATTCATCGGTTAGGTGA
- the LOC131017893 gene encoding protein SEH1-like gives MDKSILVLDKGTRCTAWNYSGERLVAGLVDGSLAVYDSTDPASSNFTCTSRFKAQNCGIVKVVWAPPEYGDAVACISEDGNLSLWEEVMEDTEDPHWKMCKCFDRNTSQVLDVQFGGGQTCLKLVAAYSDGQVKIYELLDTLELEKWQLQAEFQNVIDLVSKFGNVSSLSASVSWNPQRSEVQQSSFVLGFSSNTPTLNSAKVWEFDLDHQRWLPVAELSLPEDKGDQVSSVAWAPNIGRPYELIAVATQKGISIWHLGSNPDHDGRLSVRRVALLAGHDNEVSEMEWDMSGMTLATTGSDGMVRLWQSNLNGAWHEQAVLAPPS, from the exons ATGGATAAGTCCATTTTGGTACTTGATAAAGGTACAAGATGCACAGCTTGGAATTACAGCGGCGAGAGATTGGTTGCTGGACTCGTTGATGGTTCGTTGGCCGTTTATGATTCAACTGATCCAGCTTCTTCCAACTTTACTTGTACCTCCAGATTTAAG GCACAAAATTGCGGCATTGTGAAAGTGGTCTGGGCTCCGCCAGAATACGGGGATGCGGTTGCTTGCATTAGTGAAGATGGGAATTTGTCATTGTGGGAGGAGGTCATGGAAG ATACTGAGGACCCTCACTGGAAGATGTGCAAATGCTTTGACAGAAACACGAGTCAAGTACTAGACGTTCAATTTGGAGGTGGTCAAACATGTCTGAAATTG GTTGCTGCATATTCTGACGGACAAGTAAAAATATATGAGCTCCTAGATACGCTTGAACTGGAGAAGTGGCAGCTTCAG GCTGAGTTTCAAAATGTGATTGATCTGGTGTCCAAGTTTGGGAATGTCTCCAGTTTATCTGCGTCTGTTTCATGGAATCCACAAAGAAGTGAAGTCCAACAATCAAGTTTTGTTTTGGGCTTTAGTTCAAACACTCCAACGTTAAATTCTGCAAAG GTCTGGGAGTTTGATCTAGATCATCAAAGATGGCTTCCAGTTGCAGAGCTTTCTTTACCTGAGGACAAGGGTGATCAAGTTTCTTCAGTTGCTTGGGCACCAAATATCGGAAG GCCTTATGAACTGATAGCTGTCGCGACTCAGAAAGGAATATCAATCTGGCACCTAGGGTCAAACCCTGATCATGACGGGAGACTTTCAGTGCGTAGGGTTGCCCTGCTCGCTGGTCATGATAATGAG GTGTCGGAAATGGAATGGGATATGAGCGGAATGACACTGGCTACCACGGGAAGCGATGGCATGGTGAGGCTGTGGCAGTCGAACTTAAACGGGGCGTGGCACGAGCAAGCTGTTCTGGCACCACCTAGTTAG
- the LOC131017894 gene encoding probable WRKY transcription factor 53, with translation MERVSTWDLKVLTDELAQGMEKAMQLRFHLCSTSHSEAEDLILQRIISTFEKALCILKCGGHVGVAHVGAQAAAPESSISADGSSRSDDTNKNIKEYQEQGYASKKRKLQPTWTEQVKVNSENGLEGPGDDGYSWRKYGQKDILGAKYPRSYYRCTYRQGRNCWATKQVQRSDEDATVFEITYKGTHTCKQFNNAVPPPTSPEKQELKSNNSCYDQLEQNPMLSNFRANLRVNTEVSDIQEMPAYFSFPSTFACYEKENHCYPISALVDDNHLQGTYSPLFYSPATSGSNCFSTATYQMRDHDYGGNDNTDIMSAHASTNNSPIGGMEFSIEPAEIDPNFPFNVPGFFT, from the exons ATGGAGCGGGTTTCGACATGGGACCTGaaagtgctcaccgatgaattAGCTCAAGGGATGGAGAAAGCCATGCAGCTCCGGTTTCATCTGTGCTCGACGTCTCACTCTGAGGCCGAGGACTTGATTCTGCagaggataatatcgacttttgagAAGGCTCTTTGCATCCTAAAGTGTGGTGGACATGTTGGAGTAGCACACGTGGGAGCTCAGGCTGCAGCTCCCGAGTCTTCGATCTCTGCTGATGGAAGTTCAAGAAGCGATGATACGAACAAGAATATCAAAGAATATCAAGAACAGGGCTATGCATCTAAGAAAAG GAAATTGCAGCCTACCTGGACAGAACAAGTGAAAGTCAACTCCGAAAACGGGCTTGAAGGGCCCGGCGATGACGGATATAGTTGGAGAAAGTATGGGCAGAAAGACATTTTGGGAGCTAAATATCCTAG AAGCTATTACCGGTGTACCTACCGCCAAGGCCGGAATTGTTGGGCAACGAAGCAAGTGCAGAGATCAGACGAAGATGCCACCGTATTTGAGATCACATACAAAGGAACACACACATGCAAACAGTTCAATAATGCAGTTCCACCACCAACATCACCAGAAAAACAAGAACTCAAAAGTAACAACTCATGTTATGATCAACTAGAACAGAATCCAATGCTTTCAAACTTTAGAGCTAACCTCAGAGTCAACACCGAGGTCTCAGATATTCAGGAGATGCCAGCCTACTTCTCTTTTCCATCGACATTTGCATGCtacgaaaaagaaaatcattGTTATCCGATTTCTGCTCTGGTTGACGACAACCACCTGCAAGGAACATATTCCCCGTTGTTCTATTCTCCAGCCACGTCCGGATCAAATTGCTTCTCCACTGCAACATATCAGATGAGAGACCACGACTACGGGGGCAATGATAACACAGACATAATGTCAGCCCATGCCTCAACAAACAATTCTCCAATTGGGGGAATGGAGTTTTCAATTGAACCAGCAGAGATAGATCCAAATTTCCCATTCAACGTCCCCGGATTTTTCACATAA